From Salinirubellus salinus, the proteins below share one genomic window:
- a CDS encoding ribose 1,5-bisphosphate isomerase yields MDVHPDVERTAESIATMETRGAAAIADAAAAALATQAREGEAADPAEFRAGMRAAARRLRETRPTAVSLPNALRYVLRGMQGEDVTTLRDSVVDCAETFRYDLDRAQDRLGRIGAGRLRDGDVVMTHCHSTDALACVEAAVEQGKHVEAYVKETRPRQQGHITAKELREMGVPVTLVVDNAAHRYLDECDHVLVGADSIAADGSVINKIGTAGLAVSARDRGVPIVVAAGTIKIHPDTLTGAAVEIEHRDEAEVIDDETRAELGDVDVLNPAFDVTPPRHIDAIVTERGQFPPESIVTLMRELFGDAVEAPWQEPGDGVP; encoded by the coding sequence ATGGACGTTCACCCCGACGTGGAGCGCACGGCCGAGTCCATCGCGACGATGGAGACGCGTGGGGCCGCGGCCATCGCGGACGCGGCCGCGGCGGCACTGGCCACGCAGGCCCGCGAGGGCGAGGCGGCGGACCCCGCCGAGTTCCGAGCCGGGATGCGTGCGGCCGCCCGTCGGCTCCGCGAGACCCGCCCCACGGCCGTCTCGCTCCCGAACGCGCTTCGCTACGTCCTCCGCGGGATGCAGGGCGAGGACGTGACGACGCTCCGTGATTCGGTCGTCGACTGTGCGGAGACGTTCCGCTACGACCTCGACCGCGCTCAGGACCGCCTCGGCCGCATCGGCGCCGGTCGCCTCCGCGACGGCGACGTGGTGATGACCCACTGCCACTCGACGGACGCGCTGGCGTGTGTCGAGGCCGCCGTCGAGCAGGGCAAGCACGTCGAGGCGTACGTCAAGGAGACGCGGCCCCGTCAGCAGGGCCACATCACCGCGAAGGAACTCCGGGAGATGGGTGTCCCCGTCACGCTCGTCGTCGACAACGCGGCCCACCGGTACCTCGACGAGTGCGATCACGTCCTCGTCGGGGCGGACTCCATCGCCGCCGACGGGAGCGTCATCAACAAGATCGGCACGGCGGGGCTCGCCGTCTCCGCACGCGACCGGGGCGTCCCCATCGTGGTTGCCGCCGGGACCATCAAGATCCACCCGGACACGCTGACCGGGGCCGCGGTGGAGATCGAGCACCGCGACGAGGCCGAGGTGATAGACGACGAGACGCGTGCGGAACTCGGAGACGTGGACGTGCTGAACCCGGCGTTCGACGTGACCCCGCCGCGGCACATCGACGCCATCGTCACCGAACGCGGGCAGTTCCCGCCCGAGAGCATCGTCACGCTGATGCGCGAACTGTTCGGCGACGCCGTGGAGGCGCCGTGGCAGGAACCGGGCGACGGCGTCCCCTGA
- the deoC gene encoding deoxyribose-phosphate aldolase has protein sequence MELTREELAPYIDHTVLGPETTPADVERRCEEAHEYGTNVCVPPCYLEVPDREAWDLTVATVVGFPHGQHAPAVKRAEAERAWEDGADELDVVMNVGRLKAGEDDAVREELAELVAAVPLPVKVIIETALLTDAEKHRACEAARDADAAMVKTSTGFADGGATVADVELMSEYLPVKASGGVGSYEEAMAMLEAGAERIGASSGVAILDGAPAE, from the coding sequence ATGGAACTCACACGCGAGGAACTCGCACCCTACATCGACCACACCGTCCTCGGGCCGGAGACGACGCCCGCGGACGTCGAGCGCCGCTGCGAGGAGGCCCACGAGTACGGCACGAACGTCTGTGTCCCCCCGTGCTACCTCGAGGTCCCGGACCGTGAGGCGTGGGACCTGACCGTCGCCACCGTCGTCGGCTTCCCGCACGGCCAGCACGCCCCCGCCGTCAAGCGTGCGGAGGCCGAGCGCGCCTGGGAGGACGGTGCCGACGAACTGGACGTCGTGATGAACGTGGGTCGCCTCAAGGCCGGCGAGGACGACGCGGTCCGGGAGGAACTCGCCGAACTGGTCGCCGCCGTGCCGCTGCCCGTGAAGGTCATCATCGAGACGGCGCTCCTGACCGACGCGGAGAAACACCGGGCCTGCGAGGCCGCCCGCGACGCGGACGCCGCGATGGTCAAGACCTCGACCGGCTTCGCCGACGGTGGCGCGACGGTAGCGGACGTGGAACTGATGAGCGAGTACCTCCCGGTGAAGGCGTCGGGTGGAGTGGGGAGCTACGAGGAGGCGATGGCGATGCTGGAGGCCGGCGCGGAGCGCATCGGCGCGTCCTCCGGGGTGGCCATCCTGGATGGCGCGCCAGCGGAGTAG
- a CDS encoding PQQ-like beta-propeller repeat protein has protein sequence MSPKRPSIRRRELLAGVAGLTAASASAGCLGLGVGGSGPAPGTDDSTDWPERGNGPAGRSYAPDALAPRSGTSQRWATEVPWITDRPVVAEGLVLLPTAGPLVAYDTESGDEVWRYTPEVEGQPWFHSPAVRDGTVFATFREARGLAALSVEDGSVQWRADVGPVSAPPLPVEDGSVPYVFVGDRRGRLTLLDDEGDSEWTYDLFGEVTTLHAPDRGLGQRAYVGTSAGEVYAMYDDGGSPRGLWRRKLGGKVLSMAIDRGGDAYVSTFGGPTVRLRGGAHAGRTDWSNARSGTLQEGLCAVDGRVYGANLATLDALDTHEGKTAWTVDVGNDVDFTCGPVAAGDTLYVGRSGAVDGYKLGGGVGVGGTRLEARRFRHGVEGSPAGIAVADGALFAAVESSDGPSRLLALDPA, from the coding sequence ATGTCCCCGAAACGACCCTCCATCCGCAGGCGCGAGTTACTGGCTGGCGTCGCCGGCCTGACGGCCGCGAGCGCGAGCGCTGGCTGTCTCGGCCTCGGCGTCGGTGGCTCCGGCCCCGCACCCGGCACCGACGACTCGACCGACTGGCCGGAGCGTGGCAACGGTCCCGCCGGTCGCTCCTACGCACCGGACGCCCTCGCCCCACGGTCCGGGACGAGCCAGCGGTGGGCGACGGAGGTCCCGTGGATCACGGACCGACCGGTCGTGGCCGAGGGGCTCGTCCTCCTGCCCACCGCGGGTCCGCTGGTCGCGTACGACACCGAGAGCGGCGACGAGGTGTGGCGCTACACCCCGGAGGTCGAAGGACAGCCGTGGTTCCACTCGCCCGCGGTCCGCGACGGGACCGTGTTCGCCACCTTCCGCGAGGCGCGAGGACTGGCCGCGCTCTCGGTCGAGGACGGGAGCGTCCAGTGGCGCGCGGACGTGGGACCGGTCTCGGCGCCGCCGCTCCCGGTCGAAGACGGAAGCGTCCCCTACGTCTTCGTCGGCGACCGGCGTGGACGACTGACGCTCCTCGACGACGAGGGGGACAGCGAGTGGACCTACGACCTGTTCGGGGAGGTGACCACGCTCCACGCCCCGGACAGGGGGCTCGGCCAGCGAGCGTACGTCGGGACGTCCGCCGGCGAGGTGTACGCGATGTACGACGACGGCGGCAGTCCCCGTGGTCTGTGGCGGCGGAAACTCGGGGGGAAGGTGCTCTCGATGGCCATCGACCGGGGTGGTGACGCCTACGTCAGCACGTTCGGCGGTCCCACCGTCAGGCTCCGGGGGGGTGCCCACGCCGGGCGGACCGACTGGTCCAACGCACGGTCCGGCACCCTGCAGGAGGGGCTCTGTGCCGTCGACGGGCGAGTGTACGGGGCGAACCTCGCCACGCTCGACGCGCTCGATACCCACGAGGGGAAGACGGCGTGGACTGTCGATGTCGGGAACGACGTGGACTTCACCTGCGGTCCGGTCGCGGCGGGCGACACGCTCTACGTCGGGCGGAGCGGCGCGGTCGACGGCTACAAACTCGGTGGCGGGGTCGGCGTCGGCGGGACTCGACTCGAGGCGAGGCGGTTCCGCCACGGTGTCGAGGGATCGCCGGCCGGGATCGCCGTCGCGGACGGTGCGCTGTTCGCCGCCGTCGAGTCGTCGGACGGTCCCTCGCGACTCCTCGCGCTCGACCCGGCCTGA
- a CDS encoding type IV pilin, with the protein MPSRRTFLAGVTVGVTGLAAPATARPALDRSAATTELDVLGAVDTVAAVSERVTGHLDLAAVEALRDVDLESLDRRTAADLDRRLAPVLGRGPGRVAGLRTLAGALDAEAVAARLATGVASEGTRLLADLGPTTVSTPDTSFDADAVTAVSVTEGELGAVESFALGVDVDGSFWARVDGDGVSVADARGVLRAVGLPASVVDGLPPVARAEYVEFHGSFERTDGEQPFVVALLLVLLAAVVGTFVLGIEGGGGGAPRVPQVAFEYEYDSGGPVTIVHTGGDHVPSSELLVEYTTEGRRRGERWADEDGVVQAGDDHTTVRAPDPGTDLRVVWESPDGSTSATLGLFRVPE; encoded by the coding sequence GTGCCTTCCAGACGAACGTTCCTCGCCGGCGTCACGGTCGGCGTGACCGGCCTCGCCGCCCCGGCGACCGCCCGCCCAGCCCTCGACCGCTCCGCCGCCACGACCGAACTCGACGTGCTCGGCGCCGTCGACACCGTCGCGGCGGTGAGCGAGCGCGTGACCGGGCACCTCGACCTCGCGGCGGTCGAGGCGCTCCGTGACGTCGACCTCGAATCGCTCGACCGCCGGACCGCCGCCGACCTCGACCGGCGTCTCGCGCCGGTCCTCGGTCGCGGACCGGGGCGCGTCGCGGGTCTACGGACGCTCGCGGGTGCCCTCGACGCCGAGGCCGTCGCCGCCCGCCTCGCCACCGGTGTCGCCAGCGAGGGGACACGCCTCCTCGCGGACCTCGGCCCGACCACGGTGTCCACTCCCGACACGTCGTTCGACGCGGACGCCGTCACGGCCGTCTCAGTCACCGAGGGCGAACTCGGCGCCGTCGAGTCGTTCGCCCTCGGCGTGGACGTGGACGGTTCGTTCTGGGCGCGCGTGGACGGTGACGGCGTCTCGGTCGCCGACGCGCGCGGCGTCCTCCGTGCGGTCGGTCTCCCCGCGTCCGTCGTCGACGGCCTGCCGCCAGTCGCCCGCGCCGAGTACGTGGAGTTCCACGGCTCTTTCGAGCGCACCGACGGCGAACAGCCGTTCGTCGTCGCGCTCCTGCTCGTCCTGCTGGCGGCCGTCGTCGGGACGTTCGTGCTCGGTATCGAGGGGGGCGGGGGCGGTGCCCCTCGTGTCCCACAGGTCGCCTTCGAGTACGAGTACGACTCGGGCGGCCCGGTCACCATCGTCCACACGGGCGGCGACCACGTGCCGTCCAGCGAACTGCTCGTCGAGTACACCACGGAGGGGCGGCGACGTGGCGAACGGTGGGCCGACGAGGACGGCGTGGTGCAGGCGGGCGACGACCACACCACCGTCCGCGCACCCGACCCGGGCACGGACCTCCGGGTCGTCTGGGAGAGCCCCGACGGCAGCACGAGCGCGACGCTGGGGCTGTTCAGGGTCCCCGAGTAG
- a CDS encoding acyl-CoA mutase large subunit family protein — protein MFDEDDLDAIRESEERWTEETYGPTVERFGERKETFTTDTGGQEVEPLYTPADVADLDYGEDLGNPAEEPYTRGVYSTMYRGRLWTMRQYAGMGTATETNERFHYLLDEGQTGLSMAFDLPTQMGYDSDATMAEGEVGKSGVAIDSLDDFETVFEGIPLDEVSTSMTINAPASVLLAMYIAVGDRQGVPREELRGTIQNDILKEYIARNTYIFPPEPSMRLITDIFEFCAAETPNFNTISISGYHIREAGSTAAQEIAFTLGDGIEYVEAAIEAGQDVDEFAPQLSFFFNAHNNILEEAAKFRAARRMWASIMEERFGAEQPGSKQLKFHTQTGGSTLTAQQIENNVVRVAYQALAAVLGGTQSLHTNGKDEALSLPTEQSVRTALRTQQILAHESGAADTIDPLAGSYYVESLTDELEAEAREILDEVAERGGMREAVESGWVQRQIQDTAFDRQQEIETGERIIVGVNEFQVEDDEKAEDIEEVSEADARRQRESVAQVREERDEPAVDAALDDLHAACEGGENVMPHIVRAVKAYATVGEICDTMRDSFGEYRTGV, from the coding sequence ATGTTCGACGAAGACGACCTCGACGCCATCCGCGAGTCCGAGGAGCGGTGGACCGAGGAGACCTACGGCCCGACCGTCGAGCGGTTCGGGGAGCGAAAGGAGACGTTCACGACCGACACCGGAGGGCAGGAGGTAGAACCGCTCTACACCCCGGCCGACGTGGCCGACCTCGACTACGGGGAGGACCTCGGTAACCCCGCCGAGGAACCGTACACGCGCGGCGTCTACTCCACGATGTACCGCGGCCGGCTCTGGACGATGCGCCAGTACGCCGGGATGGGGACCGCGACGGAGACGAACGAACGGTTCCACTACCTGCTGGACGAGGGCCAGACCGGGCTCTCGATGGCGTTCGACCTCCCCACCCAGATGGGCTACGACTCCGACGCCACGATGGCCGAAGGCGAGGTCGGGAAGTCGGGCGTCGCCATCGACTCGCTGGACGACTTCGAGACGGTGTTCGAAGGGATACCGCTGGACGAGGTCAGCACCTCGATGACCATCAACGCCCCCGCGAGCGTCCTGCTGGCGATGTACATCGCCGTCGGTGACCGACAGGGCGTCCCCCGCGAGGAACTCCGTGGGACCATCCAGAACGACATCCTGAAGGAGTACATCGCCCGGAACACCTACATCTTCCCGCCGGAGCCGTCGATGCGGCTCATCACGGACATCTTCGAGTTCTGCGCCGCGGAGACGCCCAACTTCAACACCATCTCCATCTCGGGGTACCACATCCGCGAGGCAGGGTCCACGGCCGCACAGGAGATCGCGTTCACGCTCGGCGACGGCATCGAGTACGTCGAGGCCGCCATCGAGGCCGGGCAGGACGTCGACGAGTTCGCCCCCCAGCTGTCGTTCTTCTTCAACGCACACAACAACATCCTCGAGGAGGCGGCGAAGTTCCGAGCGGCCCGGCGGATGTGGGCCAGCATCATGGAGGAGCGCTTCGGCGCCGAACAGCCCGGCTCCAAGCAACTCAAGTTCCACACACAGACCGGTGGCTCTACCCTCACCGCCCAGCAGATCGAGAACAACGTGGTCCGCGTGGCGTACCAGGCGCTCGCCGCCGTCCTCGGCGGCACTCAGTCGCTCCACACCAACGGGAAGGACGAGGCGCTGTCGCTCCCCACCGAGCAGTCGGTACGGACCGCCCTGCGCACGCAGCAGATACTCGCCCACGAGTCCGGCGCGGCCGACACCATCGACCCGCTCGCCGGGAGCTACTACGTCGAGTCGCTCACGGACGAACTCGAGGCCGAGGCCCGCGAGATACTCGACGAGGTGGCCGAGCGCGGCGGGATGCGCGAGGCCGTGGAGTCCGGGTGGGTCCAGCGACAGATCCAGGACACCGCGTTCGACCGCCAGCAGGAGATCGAGACCGGCGAGCGCATCATCGTCGGCGTCAACGAGTTCCAGGTCGAGGACGACGAGAAGGCCGAGGACATCGAGGAGGTCAGCGAGGCGGACGCCCGCCGGCAGCGCGAGTCGGTCGCACAGGTCCGCGAGGAACGCGACGAGCCGGCGGTCGACGCGGCGCTCGACGACCTCCACGCCGCCTGTGAGGGCGGCGAGAACGTGATGCCACACATCGTCCGTGCGGTGAAGGCGTACGCGACCGTCGGCGAGATCTGCGACACGATGCGCGATTCGTTCGGCGAGTACCGAACCGGAGTCTGA
- the mce gene encoding methylmalonyl-CoA epimerase translates to MQFDHAGIATDDADQLADLYGTLFDAPVAHKEVMDDGLRVVFLDLGDGYFELLEPTDGGTVARYLDRNGPGIHHLAVATEDIEAALETARDAGVSLIDEQPRPGAWGHEVAFLHPKDTGGVLLEFVQH, encoded by the coding sequence ATGCAGTTCGACCACGCCGGCATCGCGACCGACGACGCCGACCAGCTCGCCGACCTGTACGGGACACTGTTCGACGCCCCGGTCGCCCACAAGGAGGTGATGGACGACGGACTCCGCGTCGTCTTCCTCGACCTCGGTGACGGCTACTTCGAGTTACTCGAACCGACAGACGGTGGGACCGTCGCTCGCTACCTCGACCGGAACGGGCCGGGCATCCACCACCTCGCGGTCGCCACCGAGGACATCGAGGCCGCGCTGGAGACGGCCCGTGACGCCGGCGTCTCGCTCATCGACGAACAACCGCGGCCCGGTGCCTGGGGACACGAGGTGGCGTTCCTCCATCCGAAGGACACCGGCGGTGTGTTGCTGGAGTTCGTCCAGCACTAG
- a CDS encoding NUDIX hydrolase — translation MTHYNRTEVERRLEQLEAEYDPVLEHEDVTLEEDEFAEFLTHAADGYTGGGYAWVVREEPRPLSESMPELDESYPRVLLAMGRGVDGWGPAGGGREEGETYEAAAEREVSEETGVECSVVGCRRVRRATFRAESGGDDVAHTLWVYFTAHETGGSIDVQESELDGAAWFREVPSRWHWAVADHPWTWDAWD, via the coding sequence GTGACCCACTACAACCGCACCGAAGTCGAGCGGCGTCTCGAGCAGCTCGAAGCCGAGTACGACCCCGTACTCGAACACGAGGACGTCACCCTCGAGGAGGACGAGTTCGCGGAATTCCTCACGCACGCCGCAGACGGCTACACCGGCGGCGGCTACGCGTGGGTCGTCCGCGAGGAGCCGAGACCGCTCTCGGAGTCGATGCCCGAGCTGGACGAGTCGTACCCTCGCGTCCTGCTGGCGATGGGTCGCGGCGTCGACGGGTGGGGACCGGCAGGGGGCGGGCGGGAGGAGGGCGAGACGTACGAGGCGGCGGCGGAACGCGAGGTCAGCGAGGAGACCGGCGTCGAGTGTTCGGTGGTCGGTTGCCGGCGCGTGCGACGCGCGACGTTCCGGGCCGAGTCGGGTGGTGACGACGTCGCACACACGCTCTGGGTGTACTTCACCGCCCACGAGACCGGCGGGAGCATCGACGTTCAGGAGTCCGAACTGGACGGTGCGGCGTGGTTCCGGGAGGTGCCGAGTCGGTGGCACTGGGCCGTCGCGGACCACCCCTGGACGTGGGACGCGTGGGACTAG
- a CDS encoding KaiC domain-containing protein — MDAQTLTTGTSTTAHERHSGGDHVSDGSDDWFEDGVDSEVPLDDGEEDFAAAFDAAGGSEGGTEFEEEFDSEIPRVDVGIEGLDEMVQGGVPERSLLVVVGAAGTGKTTFGLQFLREGLENGERGVYITLEESYDAVVEAADEKGWGFEEHVENEDLAIVDLDPVEMANSLASIRGDLPRLVGEFGADRLVLDSVSLLEMMYENQAERRTEIFDFTKSLKEAGVTTMLTSEAKEGNPYASRHGIIEYLTDGVFILQYVRSEFRETRLAVEIQKIRNANHSRETKPYEITGDGISVYQQANIF, encoded by the coding sequence ATCGACGCGCAAACTCTAACTACGGGCACCTCCACGACAGCCCATGAACGACACTCGGGGGGTGACCACGTGAGCGACGGTTCGGACGACTGGTTCGAGGACGGTGTCGACTCCGAAGTCCCCCTCGACGACGGGGAAGAGGACTTCGCCGCCGCGTTCGACGCCGCCGGTGGGAGCGAGGGTGGCACCGAGTTCGAGGAGGAGTTCGACTCCGAGATCCCCCGCGTCGACGTCGGTATCGAGGGGCTCGACGAGATGGTCCAGGGGGGCGTCCCCGAACGCTCGCTGCTCGTCGTCGTCGGCGCCGCCGGTACCGGCAAGACCACCTTCGGCCTCCAGTTCCTCCGTGAAGGGCTCGAGAACGGCGAGCGGGGCGTCTACATCACGCTGGAGGAGAGTTACGACGCCGTCGTCGAGGCCGCCGACGAGAAGGGCTGGGGGTTCGAGGAACACGTCGAGAACGAGGACCTCGCCATCGTCGACCTCGACCCCGTGGAGATGGCCAACTCCCTCGCCTCCATCCGTGGAGACCTCCCACGGCTCGTCGGCGAGTTCGGCGCCGACCGACTCGTCCTGGACTCCGTCTCGCTGCTCGAGATGATGTACGAGAACCAGGCCGAGCGGCGCACGGAGATCTTCGACTTCACGAAGTCGCTCAAGGAGGCCGGCGTGACCACGATGCTCACCAGCGAGGCGAAGGAGGGCAACCCCTACGCCTCCCGACACGGCATCATCGAGTACCTCACCGACGGCGTGTTCATCCTCCAGTACGTCCGCTCCGAGTTCCGTGAGACCCGGCTCGCCGTCGAGATACAGAAGATCCGCAACGCGAACCACTCGCGGGAGACCAAGCCGTACGAGATCACGGGCGACGGCATCTCGGTCTACCAGCAGGCGAACATCTTCTGA
- a CDS encoding NAD(+)/NADH kinase → MRVGVVAQRSNARAAELAAEIRRECDATVVLDEEAAASLDLPDAGVDVAEMADCDLVVSIGGDGTFLYAARGAGGAPVMGVNLGEVGFLNAVPPGEAIETLREEVAHIRENGGPRLSEMPKVLAEGDGWALPPALNEVAVMGSQRGRNKGVGIEVRVDGSLYGGTHADGVLVCTPTGSTAYNLSEGGPLVHPAVGGFTITEMVADDPMPPLVVDLDSEVTVRVEEAESAVVVADGRTVQEVRPPTQVTLTRAADPVRVAGPPLDFFAALGKLD, encoded by the coding sequence GTGCGTGTCGGCGTCGTCGCCCAGCGGTCGAACGCCAGAGCGGCCGAACTGGCGGCCGAGATCCGCCGGGAGTGCGACGCTACCGTCGTCCTCGACGAGGAGGCCGCGGCGTCACTCGACCTCCCGGACGCCGGCGTCGACGTCGCCGAGATGGCCGACTGTGACCTCGTGGTGAGCATCGGCGGGGACGGGACCTTCCTCTACGCCGCCCGCGGCGCTGGGGGGGCTCCAGTCATGGGTGTCAACCTCGGCGAGGTCGGGTTCCTGAACGCCGTCCCGCCCGGAGAGGCCATCGAGACGCTACGCGAGGAGGTGGCGCACATCCGTGAGAACGGCGGCCCGCGTCTCAGCGAGATGCCGAAGGTACTGGCCGAGGGTGACGGGTGGGCGCTCCCGCCGGCGCTCAACGAGGTCGCCGTGATGGGCTCGCAGCGCGGCCGGAACAAGGGCGTGGGCATCGAGGTACGCGTGGACGGGTCGCTCTACGGCGGGACACACGCCGACGGCGTCCTCGTCTGCACCCCCACCGGCTCGACGGCGTACAACCTGAGCGAGGGGGGACCGCTCGTCCACCCCGCAGTCGGCGGATTCACCATCACGGAGATGGTGGCCGACGACCCGATGCCCCCGCTCGTGGTGGACCTCGACAGCGAGGTGACCGTCCGGGTGGAGGAGGCGGAGTCGGCCGTGGTGGTCGCAGACGGCCGCACCGTCCAGGAGGTGCGTCCACCGACGCAGGTGACCCTGACGCGGGCGGCGGACCCCGTCCGGGTGGCCGGCCCACCCCTGGATTTCTTCGCAGCCCTCGGCAAACTTGACTGA
- the mptA gene encoding GTP cyclohydrolase MptA: MSQQLPDVQASSPDVTVGLNRVGVTGVEKLVKLDRPDRRPIVLMAEFEVYVDLPSWRKGIDMSRNMEVVDEILEEALSEPQFRVEDLCGDVAERLLEKHDYTSRAEVRMEAEYIVREEAPESGKPTQFTADIIASATANGGGTHEEIGARVVGMTVCPCSQGMSESRARDVLAELNVDQETVDEFLDQVPQPGHSQRGHATLSIRSKGSPDVNLHDVIEVARDSMSARIYNVAKRPDEDHMTFHSHDNAKFVEDCVRSMAEGVLENFGHLPDDAVVTMKQSNDESIHQHNAHAERVAEMGNLRAELNGGEGADIGKANGHRDD, translated from the coding sequence ATGAGTCAGCAACTGCCGGACGTACAGGCGTCCAGTCCGGACGTCACCGTCGGGCTGAACCGCGTCGGCGTGACCGGCGTGGAGAAACTCGTGAAACTGGACCGGCCGGACCGCCGGCCCATCGTCCTGATGGCCGAGTTCGAGGTGTACGTCGATCTCCCGTCGTGGCGCAAGGGCATCGACATGTCCCGGAACATGGAGGTCGTCGACGAGATACTGGAGGAGGCGCTGTCCGAACCGCAGTTCCGCGTCGAGGACCTCTGTGGTGACGTGGCCGAGCGACTGCTGGAGAAACACGACTACACCTCCCGCGCGGAGGTGCGGATGGAGGCGGAGTACATCGTCCGCGAGGAGGCGCCGGAGTCCGGCAAGCCCACGCAGTTCACCGCCGACATCATCGCGTCGGCGACGGCGAACGGCGGCGGGACCCACGAGGAGATCGGCGCTCGCGTCGTCGGCATGACGGTCTGTCCGTGCTCGCAGGGGATGAGCGAGTCCCGCGCGCGGGACGTGCTGGCCGAGCTGAACGTCGACCAGGAGACGGTCGACGAGTTCCTCGACCAGGTCCCACAGCCGGGGCACTCCCAGCGCGGCCACGCGACGCTCTCCATCCGGTCGAAGGGGTCACCGGACGTGAACCTCCACGACGTCATCGAGGTGGCGCGTGACTCGATGTCCGCGCGCATCTACAACGTCGCCAAGCGTCCCGACGAGGACCACATGACGTTCCACTCTCACGACAACGCGAAGTTCGTCGAGGACTGCGTCCGCTCGATGGCCGAGGGGGTCCTCGAGAACTTCGGGCACCTCCCGGACGACGCCGTCGTCACGATGAAACAGAGCAACGACGAGTCCATCCACCAGCACAACGCGCACGCGGAGCGCGTGGCCGAGATGGGGAACCTCCGCGCCGAACTGAACGGCGGCGAGGGCGCCGACATCGGCAAGGCGAACGGGCACCGGGACGACTGA
- a CDS encoding HAH_0734 family protein, producing the protein MHHLVINGDPGIRKDAVIEVGGEELVCFSVKRQGDWHGPDRVQLWCTVGEEDERETYERREYISMHLDVEKAEADAVTVVQKGGTLNI; encoded by the coding sequence ATGCACCACCTCGTCATCAACGGGGACCCCGGCATCCGAAAGGACGCCGTGATAGAGGTCGGCGGAGAGGAACTGGTCTGTTTCAGCGTCAAGCGGCAGGGCGACTGGCACGGCCCCGACCGGGTCCAGCTCTGGTGTACGGTCGGCGAGGAGGACGAACGCGAGACCTACGAGCGGCGCGAGTACATCTCGATGCACCTCGACGTGGAGAAGGCGGAGGCCGACGCGGTCACTGTCGTCCAGAAGGGCGGTACGCTCAACATCTGA
- a CDS encoding 50S ribosomal protein L44e — translation MEMPRRFNTYCPHCDGHREIEVEKVRRGRSSGTKWDERRTRRAKSVIGNAGRFSKVPGGDKPTKKTNLKYRCSDCGKAHLRKGWRAGKLEFQE, via the coding sequence ATGGAGATGCCACGCCGGTTCAACACGTACTGCCCGCACTGCGACGGGCACCGGGAGATAGAGGTCGAGAAAGTCCGACGCGGCCGTTCCTCGGGGACGAAGTGGGACGAGCGGCGCACGCGACGCGCCAAGTCGGTCATCGGGAACGCGGGTCGCTTCTCGAAGGTGCCCGGTGGCGACAAGCCGACGAAGAAGACGAACCTGAAGTACCGCTGCTCGGACTGTGGGAAGGCCCACCTCCGGAAGGGATGGCGCGCGGGCAAACTGGAGTTCCAGGAGTAA
- a CDS encoding 30S ribosomal protein S27e: MAGSFYRVKCPDCENEQTIFGRASTEVACAVCGHTLARPTGGEADIEGEVVDVVAAR; this comes from the coding sequence ATGGCTGGGAGCTTCTACCGGGTCAAGTGCCCGGACTGCGAGAACGAACAGACCATCTTCGGCCGCGCCTCGACGGAGGTCGCGTGCGCGGTCTGCGGCCACACGCTCGCCCGCCCGACGGGTGGCGAGGCCGACATCGAGGGCGAGGTCGTCGACGTCGTCGCGGCCCGGTAA